One genomic segment of bacterium includes these proteins:
- a CDS encoding RNA polymerase sigma factor, translated as MLTKQNNKSLKQISDEELINEVKSGRIEAYSEIVRRYNQRLYRIAVSYGVMDDDAEEVIQLAYISAYEKLSQFRGDAKFSTWLIKILINECLMLKRQQRRVVKLDESKDVTFSTESHQNPEENYMDIERKEILEEAVKRLPEKYRTVFIFKEIEGMSVEEISDSLGISKVNVKVRLHRAKSMLKEDIKGIIHFASLFTFGNERCDNITENVMDYIRSNQQEINAQ; from the coding sequence ATGTTGACGAAGCAAAACAATAAATCGTTAAAACAAATTTCCGATGAAGAACTAATTAATGAGGTAAAAAGTGGAAGAATCGAAGCTTATAGTGAAATAGTTCGTAGATATAACCAGAGACTGTACAGAATAGCAGTTTCTTACGGTGTTATGGATGATGATGCGGAGGAAGTAATACAATTAGCTTATATATCTGCTTATGAAAAATTATCCCAGTTCAGAGGCGATGCCAAATTTTCCACCTGGCTGATAAAAATCCTTATTAATGAATGCTTAATGTTGAAAAGGCAGCAAAGAAGGGTTGTAAAATTAGATGAGAGTAAAGATGTAACCTTTAGTACCGAAAGTCATCAAAACCCAGAAGAAAACTATATGGATATAGAAAGAAAGGAAATACTAGAAGAAGCAGTCAAACGGTTGCCAGAGAAATACAGGACTGTTTTCATTTTTAAAGAAATTGAAGGAATGAGTGTTGAAGAGATTTCCGATTCCCTCGGCATTTCAAAAGTAAATGTTAAAGTAAGACTGCACCGAGCGAAATCAATGTTGAAAGAGGATATTAAGGGAATCATTCATTTTGCAAGTCTATTCACATTTGGGAATGAAAGATGTGATAACATAACCGAAAATGTAATGGACTACATAAGAAGCAACCAGCAAGAGATAAATGCACAGTAA